The following is a genomic window from Miltoncostaea oceani.
TCGGCGGCTTCGTGCGGGGCACGGCGATCGTCGCCGCCGTCGACGCCGTCCTCATCGGCACCGCCGTCGCCGTCCTCGGCGTGCCGTTCGCCCTCCCCCTCGCGGCGCTCACGTTCGCGGGCGCGTTCCTGCCGATCGTGGGCGCGGTCGTGGCGGGGGCGATCGCGGTGCTCGTCGCGCTCGCCACCCAGGGCGTCGTCACCGCCCTGATCCTGCTCGGGGTCGTGGTGCTCGTGCAGCAGGTCGAGGGGGGCGTCCTCCAGCCCATCGTCCTCGGGCGCGCGGTGAGCCTGCACCCCGTCGTCATCCTCCTCGCCGTCGCCGGCGGCGCCGCCCTCGGTGGCATCGTCGGCGCGTTCCTCGCCGTGCCCGTCGTCGCGGTCGCCTCCGCCGTCATGGGCTACGTGTGGGGGGAGGTCGGCCCGCGGGACGCCACCGCGCCGTGACGGCGCCCGGCCGATCGCGGCCCGCCCGACGCCCCACGGCGCCGGGCGGCCGCGGCGCGGTCAGTCGGGGAACGCGACGTGCACGTCCCGGGGGGACGGCGCCCCCGTGCCCGTCTCGACGAGCGACTTCAGGCTCATCAGGTAGGTCGCCCACTTCGTGCTGCAGTGGTGCATGAACTCGATGGGCTCCGCCCACCCACGGTGGGCGAACAGCACGATCGTGTGGTCGCCGTCCTGGCGGAGCCGCCAGTCGACCGTCGTGCCCACCCACTCCTCCGGGCCGGCGACGACCCTCCACGTCACCCGCTCGCCGGGCCGCCGGTCGACGACCTCCATGTCGAAGCCGCCCGCCGGGAACCGGAACTCCAGGACGCCGCCGACCTCGGCGCTGCCCGACGCGTCGTCCGTCCACCACCCGGCCAGGCCGTCGACCGTGGTGAGCGCCTCGAAGACCTTCTCCGGCGAGGGGGTCTCCACCCCCACCCGGTGCAGGATGTCCACCGTCGTCACCGTCCACCTCCGTCCGATTCGTCGTCGCGGTCCTCGCGGCCGCGCTGGATCGCCTCGGCGATCCCCTTGATCCGCTGCAGGCGGGCGTCCCACGCCGCGCCGACCGACGCGAGCTGAGCCGCCGCGCGCGCGAGCTGCTCCTCGTCCACCCGGTAGCGCCGCTCGCGGCCCTCCGGCGACGCCCGCACCAGCCGGACTCTGTCGAGCACCCCGAGGTGCTTCGCGACCGCCTGCCGGGTCACCGGCAGGCGCGCGCTCAACGTCGTCGCCGTGCCGCCGCCCTCGGCGAGGAGCAGGTCGAGGATCCTCCGGCGCGTCGGGTCGCCGATCGCCGACCAGACGTCGTCGTCGACCCCCTCGCGCGTGGCGGTGCTCACGGCCGCACCGCCGGCGCGGTGGCGTACGCCACCAGCCGCGGGAGGTAGAAGTCCCACCCCGTGACGTGCTCGCGGTACTGGCGCTCGAGGACGGCGGCCTCCCAGCCGAGCTCGCGGAAGCCGCTCTCGGTCATCCTCAGCAGCGTCCCCCCGCCGTCCGGGGTCAGCTCGAAGGCGACGAGCAGGGAGTTGCCCTCCCCCGCAGGCTCACCCGCCGGGTGCGTCCACCGGAACGAGAACGTCCGCGGCGGCCGCGCATCCACGACCGTGAACCCCACCACGATCCCGTCGGCGCCCTCCCGGCCGAAGACGATCTCACCCTCCGACCCCGCCACCGGCTCGTACCGCGCCTCGTCGGGCCACCACCGCCGGACGTGCTCCGGATCGCTCACCACGTCGAACACCACCTCCGGTGGCGCCGCGATGTGGATCTCGCGCTCGATCGTCCCGAACTCCACGACACCCCTCCTGCAACTTTTTGTTGCGCAAACCCTAACCTGCCGGGCCGATATGCGCAACCATCAGTTGCAGATGCCTTCCGGGCGCCGTCGCCGCTACGCCTCCGGCTTCCGCGCCACCGCGAAGAGCTTGCAGTAGTCGTAGACGAAGCCCTCCGGGCCGGCGGCGTCGTGGAGGGCGGCCTCGATGCGCTGGTCGAGCTCGCTGAAGCCCCCGGGCGGGTTGCCGAGCAGGTGCCCCGCGACGGAGCGGGTGCGGGCCATGAAGGCGTCGGGAGGGGTGCTGCGCCGGCGGCGCTCCATCCAGACGTCGATCGGCTCCAGGCCGGCGGCGCGCATGTCGCGGGCGATCTCCTCGACGTCGCGCTGGTTCTCGGCGAACCAGCCCGTCCAGGCCGCCGGGGCGCCCATCCCCTCGAGCAGCTCCCGCCACGCGTCCTCGCCGCCGCGGCCCGCCGTCAGGATCCCCATGACCCCGCCGGGGCGCAGCGCCCGCGCCATCCGCGCGACCGCCCCCGGCTTGTCGGGGAACCAGTGGAGCGCCATCGCCGAGATGACCGTGTTGAAGGCGCCGTCGGGGACGTCCATCTCCATCACGTCCTCGGCGCGCAGCTCGATCTGCACGCCGTGGAACGCGTCGAGCTTCGTCGCGAAGACCTCCAGCATCCCCTGCGCCGGGTCGACGCCGACGAGCGACGCGACGTCGAAGCGGCGCATCATCTCCGCGGCGGAGAACCCCGTGCCGCACCCGACGTCGAGCACCCGCCGGTGGTCGCCGTCGGGCAGCGCCTGCACCAGCCGCCGCGACCCGGCGATGTTGTGGCGCACCGCGGAGTCGTACGACTCGGCGGCCTTGCTGAAGCCGGCGGGCGCGCTGTCGGCGGTGGTCTCGGTCACGTGGTCGCTCCTCGATGGCCGTGGGGTCGCGGCCAGTCTGCCGGATCCGGACGACCGCCTCGCGACCCGGCTTGCGTCCCGCGCCCACCGCGACTAACCTACAACCAAATGGTTGTAGATCCGCTCACGGAGCCCCAGGTCGACCAGCTCTTCCACGCACTCGCCGACGCGACGCGCCGCGACATCGTCGTGAGGGCGGCGGCGGGCGACCTCTCCGTCTCGGCCCTCGCCCGCTGCTACCCGATGAGCGTCACCGCGATCCAGAAGCACGTCGCGGTGCTCGAATCGGCCGGCCTCGTCCGCAGGACGCGACGCGGGCGCGAGCAGATCGTCACCACCGACCCGGGGTCGCTCGCATCGGCCCGGGGGATCCTCGACCGCCTCGAATCCATGTGGCGGGACCGCCTCGGGCGCTTCGGCGCGGTCCTCGCCGACCAACCCGGAGGAGAACGGACATGACCGTCCAGGACGTGCGCAAGGACGTGGAGAACCACTCGCTGACGATCGTCGCGGAGTACCCCGCGACCGTCGGGCGCGTGTGGCAGCTCTGGGCCGACCCGCGACAGCTCGAGCGGTGGTGGGGGCCTCCCGGCTACCCGTCGACGTTCACCGAGCACGACCTGACGACCGGCGGGCACGTGCGCTACTTCATGACCGGACCGGACGGCGACCGGTTCCACGGCGGGTGGCGGGTGCTGGGCGCCGAGCCGCCCCACCGCCTCGAGGTGCGGGACTTCTTCGCCGACGACGACGGCGGCGAGAACCACGACATGCCGGCGGCGACGATGGTCGTCGCGATCGAGGACGCCGGGTCGGGCGCCACCCGCATGACCATCAACAGCACCTGGGACTCCGCCGCGGAGATGGAGAAGGTGCTCGCGATGGGGATGGAGGAGGGGATCCGGGAGGCGCTCGGCCAGATCGACGCCCTCCTCGCGGAACGCCCCGGGGAGTAGCGGGCGCCGGGCCCCCCGCGCGGCCGGGCGGGTGCGGGCGACTACCGAGAGCACGTCCCGCGCGGCCCCGATGCCGGGTCCGCGGGACGCGCCGAGGATGGGGCCACCATCGAGAGGGAGGCCCCCATGTCCCGACCCGGCACGGACGAACGGCTGCGCACCACCCCCGTCCGCGATGCGATGACGACGGAGATCGTCACCTGCACCGCGGACGTGCCGCTCATGGAGGTGGCGGCCCTCATGGCCGCCCACCGCATCCACAGCGTCGTCGTCCTCGCGCCACCCGGGAGCCCCCGGGATGACAGCCCGGAGGTCTGGGGCGTCCTGCAGGACATCGACCTCGTCGCCGGCGCCTCATGGAGCGACCAGTTCGCCGGGGCGGGGACCATCGCCGCGTCGCCGCGCGTCGTCGTCTCCCCGGACGACAGCCTCGCCGCGGCGGCGCTCGCGATGTCCGAGAACGCGGTCGGGCACGTCCTCGTGACGGAGCCCGGTGCCGCCGCCCCCGTCGGCATCCTCTCGGCGCTGGACATCGCCCGCGCGATGGCGCCGCTCCCGGACCCCGGACCTCGGGTCGCGCCGGACCGCGCCGCGGTGCGCCCCGGCGACCGCCTGGTCATCACCGCCCACCAGCAGGGCGGCCGCCCGCGCGACGCCGAGGTCCTGGAGGCGCGCGGACCGGGCGGGGGCCCGCCGTACCTCGTCCGGTGGGAGGACGACGGCCGGGTCACCCTGCACTACCCGGGCTCCGACGCGCAGATCCAGCGACTCAGCCGCACCTGAGGGACGGGCGGGTCCGCACCTCGGCGCGCCCGGGCTGCGGGTTGGCCGCACGGCGGAGCGGGGTGCGGCCCGACGCCGCCGGCACGGGGGCGGGGGACGATGGCCCCAGGACACGAGAGGAGGACACCATGTTCGCCGAATGGGGTGTGATCGCCATGATGATCGGGTTGATCGCCGCCTGGGCGGGGATCGTGTGGGTGTTCTTCGGCGTCCACGCGAGGTGGCGCGGACGCCGCGGGACCCACGGCCCCGCGACGCCGCGCGGCACCTGACGCCCGAGGTGGGGGCGCGCACCGGCGGCCGCCCGGCGGCCGCCGGCCCCGCGCTCATCCCACGGGGGGCTCGGCGCTCCAGGGGAACGTGATCCACCGCTCGGTCCGGCGCCACACGTAGTCGCACCGCACCGTCGAGCGGTCCTTCTCGTAGAGCACCGCCGTCCGGACCGTCGCCACCTTCCCCGCGCAGAAGGCGTGGACGACCTCGAGCGTGGCGCCGGTGTCCGCGACGTCGCCGACGATCAGCAGGTCGGCGTGGCCCACGTCCACGAGCTCGGGGACCGGCGGGAGGACCATGGGGACCTCGAGGCGCTGGTCGACGTCGGTGTAGAACTCGATGTTCATCGTGTACGTGTTCTTCACGCCGAGCGCGTAGGCGACCGCCGCGGCCGGGATCAGACCCCCGCGGGCGATGGCGAGGATGATGTCGGGCCGGTAGCCGTCGGCGTGGACGGCCTCCGCGAGCGCGCGCGCCGACACCCCGACCTCGTCCCAGGTCATGACCTCCGTCGGGTGGGCGTCGCTCACACCGGCAGTCTCCCATGCCGCCACATTCGCGCGGGGGGGCCGGGCCTGGTTCAATCGCGGCGTGACCGACATCCGCGTCGTCATCGCCGATGACCATCCCGTCTACTGCGACGGGCTGGCCGAGGCGGTGGCCGCCCGCGCCGGGCTCGACCTGGTGGGCACGGCCCGCGACGGCCGGGTGGCGCTCGAGATGGTGCGCGAGCTCGTGCCGGACGTCGCCGTGCTCGACGTGAAGATGCCGCATGCGTCCGGCCTGGACGTCGCCATCACCATCGCCCGCGACGGCCTCGCCACCCGGACGTTGCTGCTGTCGGCGGTGGACGACCCGAAGGTGATCGTCGACGCCGTCGCCGCCGGGGTCGGCGGCTACGTCATCAAGGACGCGTCGCGGGGGGACATCTGCGACGCGATCGTCGCGGTGGCGGAGGGGCGCGTCGTGCTGGCGCCCGAGGCGCAGACCGCCGTGGCGGCCGGCCTGCGCGCGCACGGCGACGCGGGGCACGGGCGCCTCACCGACCGGGAGCGGGAGATCCTCCAGATGACCGCCGAGGGGTTGTCGGCGGCCCGGATCGGCGACGCCCTCTTCCTCAGCCCCGCCACGGTGAAGACCCACCTGCGCAGCATCTACGAGAAGCTCGGCGTCTCCGAACGGGCGGCCGCGGTGGCCGTCGCGATGCGCCGGGGCATCGTGGAGTGAGCCCGGGGCGGGGTCCCGCTCACGGCGGGGTGGGCTCCGCCGGGGGGTCGGGGGCGCCGGGTGCGAGGTCGAGCTGCCACCACCCCACGTCGCGCCACGCGCCGTGCTTCCACCCGATGCGGCGGTAGACCCCGACGGGGACGAAGCCGACCGCCTCGTGCAACCCGACGCTGCCGGGGTTCGGCAGGGTGATCCCCGCACACGCCATCCGCAGGCCCCGGTCGCGCAGCAGGGGGAGCAGGGCGCCGTAGAGGCGGCGGCCCACGCCCTGCCGGTGCCGGGCGGGGTCGACGTAGACCGCCACGTCCGCCGCCCACCGGTACCCGGCGCGCGGGTGGTGCGGCGACGCGTACGCGTACCCCGTGACCGCCCCGTGGAGCTCCTCCACGAGCCACGCGTGGGTGGCGGAGACCCGCGCGATGCGTGCGGCCATCTCGCCGGGCGGGGGCGCGACCTCCTCGAACGACGCGACCCCGCCGGTGACCGCCGGCGCGTAGATCGCGGCGCACGCCTCCGCGTCGCGTCCCGGGTCGGCGTGGCGGATGGCCATGGCCGCGGACGATCTCACGGGCGTCCCCGCCCGTGAAGGCGCGTCAGGCGGTCGCCGCGCCCGGGGTGGGGGGCGCCCCGTCGAGGTGCCCGGCGCGCACCGCCCACCGCTCGAAGACGAGGGTGCCGAACGGCGGGACGCTCGCCGCCAGCGCGAGCAGGCCCACCACGGGGCTCCACGCCAGGGACCGCCACGTCAGCAGCGCCACGCCGACGTAGAGCACGAAGATCGCCCCGTGGATCGGCCCGAACACCTGGACGCCGACCTCCGACCCCCCGATCGCGTATTTGAACAGCATCCCGACGAGCAGCCCCGCCCACGACAGGGCCTCGGCGATGGCGACGGCGCGGAAGCGACCGGTGACGGTCCCGGGCACGGTGTCTCCTCGGATCGGTGGACGGCCACCACCGAGGGTAGGCGGGGTCCCGGCGGCACGACAGCGACCAGCGTCTCCGCCGCCCGGGCGGACCGTCACGGAACGCGCGCCACGGGCGCGCGGGCCGCGGCCGACGCCGACGGAGATCCCCCGACGGGGGGATGCGCGAGCCCCCACGGGGGTCTCGCACAGGCCGTTCACAGCTCGTTCTCACCCGCGACGGCTCCGAGTGGTGTTGTATCCCCGGTGTGGCGACGACCCCACAGACCCCCCAGGCGCAGGCCGCGGTCATCCTGGCGGTCCACGACGCGCACGTCGCGGGGGAGCTGCACGGCGAGCTGAGCGGTGCGGGGTGGCGGGTGCTGCCGGTGCTCGACCGCGACGAGATCCTCCGCATCGCGCGGAGCGGCGTCGCCGAGGTCCTGGTGCTGGAGCCCTGGCCGACCCTCGACGAGGCCATGTCGCTGTGCGAGGAGGTGACCGCGTGCGAGAACCCGGTCACGGTCCTCCTGCTCGGCTCGGAGGGTGGCGGCGCCGCGGGACGCCCGTTGCGCGCCGTCGCCGGCAGCGGCGGGGACCCGGCCGCGGCCACGGAGACCGCCGGCTGACGACCCCGCCCGGCCCGCGGGCCGGCGTCGGTCGCACGGGGCGGGGACCGGGACGCCCACCGGGCGTGGGCGGGACCGCCGTGCCGTGGGATGATCACCGTGCGACGACGCGCCGCGCGTGCCATCCACGCGCCGCCCGCCGGACCCGCACCACCACCATCGAGAGGACGAGCATGGATCCCGGCCACGCCAAGGAGCTCCTGGCCGCCGAGCGGCAGCGCATCGAGGAGGCCCTCGGGCGCCTCACCGCCGAGTTCGACCCGGAGTCACCCGACGGACCGGCCGAGGAGGCCGACACCGGCGACCAGGCCGCCGACCTCGTCGACCGCCAGCGCGACCTCGGGCGCATCGAGGAGCTCCGCGAGGAGCTGGAGGCCGTCGAGCGCGCCGAGGCGCGCCTCGCCGACGGCACCTACGGCATCAGCATCGAGAGCGGCGAGCCCATCTCGGACGTGCGGCTCGAGCGCATCCCGACGGCCGAGCGCACCGCCGACGAGCAGCGCGCCTACGAGCGGAACCCGCTCTAGGGACCCCCCGCCCCGGGGCCCCCGCCGGGGGGACCCCGGGGTCGCGTCGATCCGCGCGTCCCGCCGCCGCACCCCCCGGGCGGCGCGATCCCGGACGCCCGGGCATGCATCCGCGCCTCCCGGCAATGGACGCGCCGGTGCGCCTCCACGTGAATGGCATCGGGACACGACAGGGGAGGAACCCGATGCGACACGACAGCGTGGACAGCCCGATCGTCATCGTCGGCGGGGCCGGCACCACCGGCCGGCGGGTGGCCGCGCGGCTCGAGACCCGCGGCGTGCCGGTGCGCCTGGCCTCGCGGACGGCCGCCACCCGCTTCGACTGGGACGACCCCGCCACCTGGGGGCCGGCGCTCGCCGGCGCCCGGGCGGCGTACATCGCCTACGCCCCCGACCTCGCGGTGCCCGGCGCCGCCGAGGCCGTCGCGGCCCTCGCGGACATCGCCCTCGACACCGGCGTGCGGCGCCTGGTGCTGCTGTCGGGCCGCGGCGAGGACGGCGCCGCGCGCGCCGAGGAGGCGCTCCGCGCGTCCGGCGCGGCGTGGACGGTGCTGCGCTGCGCCTGGTTCATGCAGAACTTCTCGGAGGGGCACCTGCACGCCCCGCTGGAGGCCGGGGAGCTCGCGCTGCCGGTCGATGCGGTCCCGGAGCCGTTCGTCGACGTCGACGACGTCGCGGACGTCGCCGTGGCGGCGTTGACCGGCGACGGCCACGCCGGACGGCTGTACGAGCTGACCGGGCCGGAGGCGCTGACGTTCCGGGAGGCGGTGCGGATCATGGCCGCCGCGGCGGGCAGGCCGATGCGCTTCACGACGATCACCCTCGACGCGTTCGTGGAGGGCATGGCCGCCGAGGGCGTCCCCGGGGACGTCGCGGGGCTGATGCGGCACCTGTTCGCGGAGGTCCTCGACGGGCGCAACGCCCGGCCCGCCGACGGGGTGCGGCAGGCCCTGGGCCGGGCGCCCCGCGACCTCGCGGCGTTCGCCGCGGCCGCGGCGCGGGGCGGGCGCGTGGGCGCCGGCGGGCGTGGCACGGTGACCGGCCCACGCCGCGGCGACCGCCGCCACCGCCCTCGCCTGCGCCACGGCGGGAGGCGTGTTCTTCGCGTTCTCGGCGTTCGTGATGCCGGCGCTCGGCCGCCTCGCGCCCCGCGACGGGCTCGTCGCGATGCAGTCGGTGAACCGGGCGGCGGTGACGCCCCCGTTCATGGCGGTGCTGTTCGGCGCGGCGGCGGGGTGCGTCGCGCTCGCCGCCGGCGCGGTCGTCCGCTGGGGGGAGGACGGCGCGGCGTGGACCCTCGCGGGCGCCGCCGCCTACCTCGCCGGGGTCATCGCCCCGACCGTCGTGTTCCACGTGCCGCGCAACGAGGCGCTCGGCCGGGTGCACCCCGGCGACCCCGGCGCCGACGCCCACTGGCGGCGGTACCTCGCCGCGTGGACGGCGGGCAACCACGTCCGCGCCCTCGCGGGGATCGCCGCCGCGGCGGCGCTCACCGTCGCCGTCGCGGCCGGGTAGTCACCCCGCGGCGGGCTGCGGCGCCCGCGCGGCGGGCACGTCGGCCCCCTCCAGGCGCAGCAGCGCCGCCTTGCGGGCGAGGCCCCCGACGTAGCCGCGCAGCCCGCCGTCGGCGCCGATGACGCGGTGGCAGGGCACCACGACGGGGACGGGGGTGCGCGCGACGGCCCCCGCCACGGCCCGCACCGCGGCGGGCCGGCCGACGTCGCGCGCGAGCTGCGCGTAGGTGACCGTCGCGCCGTGGGGGATGGCGCGGAGCGCCTCCCACACGCGGAGCTCCAGCGCCGTGCCGCGCAGGTCGAGCGGCAGGTCGAAGGCCCGGCGGGCGCCGTCGAGGTACTCGGTGAGCTGTCCGGCGGCGCGGGCGAGGGCGGCCGGGTCGCGGTCGCGGTCGTCGAGGCCGGCGGTCGCGCCGGGGCCGTCCCAGCGCACCGACCGCAGACCGGCGGGACCCGCGACGAGCGTGACGGGACCGAGCGACGTGCCGACGGTCGTCCATGCGGGGCGCGTGGTCATCGTGGTGCCTCCTCGGGTGGGGCGGTTCCACGGGGGGAACGCCGCCCGGTCGTGGCCCGTGAGACCGGCGGTGCGCCGGAGAACACCTCGCGCGTCCAGAGGTGGACGAGCGCGTACGCGCGGAAGGGGCGCCAGGCCTCCGCCCGCTCCTGCGCCTCCGCCGCCGTGCGCACCCCGAGGGCGCGCCGCAGCACCAGGTCGCCCGCCGGGTAGGCGTCGGCGTCGCCGACGACGCGAACGGCGATGTAGTCCGCCGTCCACGGGCCCACGCCCGGCAGGGCCATCAGGGCGGCGCGGGTCGCCGGCCCGTCCGCGCCGTGGGCGAGCCGCAAGCCGCCCGCGACGGCGGCCGCCAGGGCGTGCAGGCTGCGGGCGCGGGCGCCCGTGACCCCCGTCGCCGCGCGCAGCCGGTCGGCGCCGGCGTCGGCGAGGGTCGCGGCCGGAGGGAACGCGTGGAGGCCGTCGTCCACCGGCACGCCGAACGCCGCGACGAGGCGGCCGGTGAACGTGCGGGCCGCGCCGAGCGAGACCTGCTGGCCCAGGATCGTCGACGCCGCCGTCTCGAACCCGTCGGTCGCGCCGGGCACCCGCAGGCCGGGTCGCGCCGCGACGAGCGGAGCGAGCAGGGGGTCGGTGGACAGGACGGCGCCGACGGCGGCGGGGTCGGCGTCCAGGTCGAGCCACCGCCGGAGCGTCACGGCGACGGCCGGCAGGTCCCCCTCCCCGCAGCCCCTCACCGTGACCCCGACCGCCCCGGGGTGGGCACGCAGGTCGGCCGTGACGACGGCGTGCCCGCCGGGGGTGCGCACCACCCGGGTCAGCCCCCCGGCGTCGCGGCGCTCCAGGCCCGGCACGACGTGGGTGCCGAGCATCCGCTCGAGGGCGTCCGCCTCGAACGGCGCGCGGTGGTCGAGCCGCAGGACGTGGACGCGCGCGGTCACGGGGACCACGATGACCGATCCGGCGGGCGCCCCGCCTCAGTCCACGGGACGCTCCCCCACCGCCGGCTCCCGGCCGCCCGTGTCGAGGCGGAAGGGCGGGTACTCGTCGCGCAGCAGCCCCGCGTAGGCGACCACCCGGTACACCCAGCGGTTCAGCCCCATCACGAGGTCGAAGACCCCGCGGGGGTAGCGCCCCGTGAACAGCAGGACGACCGCGGCGATCAGGGTGAGGATGCCGATCAGACCGCCACCCCACCCGGTCCAGCTCCACCCGCCGTCCCAGTCCTGGCCGCCGAGCCACGCGCCCGACCACCAGACGCCACCGCCGAACACGCCGATCACCAGGTAGTGGGGGATCGCCAGCAGCCACGTCTTCACGAGCGCCAGCCCGCGCGAGAGCTGCTCGGGGTGGTCGACCTCGAGCGTCGCCGGGTAGTCGGCCGGGCCGAGGGTGAACGGCGGGTACCGGTCGGTGCCGAGGGCGCTGTAGGAGTAGAAGGCGACGCGCCAGCTCCAGCGCATCACGCCGACGACGAAGTCGAAGATGCCCCGCGGGTAGCGGCCCGTCACGAGGATCGCGACCCACGCCACGACGCTGAGCACGAGCACCGCGATCCAGAGGAACGTCAGGACGATGTAGTGCGGGATCGCCAGGAGCCACTTGACCAGCCACAGCCACCGGGAGAGGTCGTCGTCGAGGCGGCCCTCGATGCGGACCGGCGGGGCGCGGGGCGCGTGGGCGCCCACCGGCGCGGCGGAGGCGGGCGCGGGGGACGCGGGCGCGGCGACCACCGGTCGCCCCTCCCCGTCGCCCGGAGGCGGCTCCCCGCCGCCCCGCGCGCCGAACGCGATCATCGTGACCCCGGTCGCCAGCATCACCAGGCCGACGGCGAGGACGATCCACGCGATGCGCCCGAGCAGGCCGATGCGCACGCCGAGCTGCACGTCGGCCCGGACGACGCGCGACCCGTCGGCGTTCATCGCGACGACCGCCCAGTTGCCCTCGCGGGGCTCCCACTCGACCACCTGGCGCCCGGTGCCCTCGGCCGACGCCACCCAGAAGCCACGCGTCCCGGGGGCCGCGGGGGCGCGTGCCCCGGGCACCCGCGTGTAGTCGGCGGAGAAGGGGTCGGTGTCGAGGTCGGTCACCCGGTCGTGCGGCACCCCGGCCAGGTAGCGCCGGACCGCCGCGTCGGGGCCGATGCCGACGAAGACCGCCCCGTCCGGGGCGGCGGAGGTGGCCGCGACGCGGGTGCGCACCAGGTCGCCGAGGTCGGTAACCCAGCTCGTGTCGTCCCACTCGGCGCCCAGGTCGATCTCGTCGGAGACGATCGCGTACCCCGTCGACGCCAGGCGCCCGGTGTCGGTCGTGAAGTACCCGTCGGCGTCGCGCTGGGTCTCGTGCGCCCACAGCAGCGCCCCGCCGCCGGCGGCCGCGCCCAGGCCGATGAGCGCGAGCAGCGACCCCACCACCAGCAGCACGATCCGTCCACCGCTCACGTGTCCATCCCCGTCCGGTTCATGGCATGCCTCCCCCGTCTGCGCCGTGGCGCGACCGTAGGGCCGCCGCCCGGCGGCGCAATCGGCGCGCGCCGGGAGGCGACCTGCGGGTTTACCCGCGATCCGGCGGCCCGGGTCACGCGTCCCGGCGGATGAAGCGGGCCGCCCCGAGGCCGACGAGCCCCACCACCCACGCCACGAGGACGAGGGACGCGCGCAGCACCGCGTGGTCGCCGGGCTGCTGGGTCAGGGCGTCGTGGATCTCGACGACCGACGACTGCGCCGTCCAGTCACCGACCCGCGGGATCGCCGAGACGGCCGACTCGATCACGAACGCGAACACCAGGGCGATGGTGATGCCGCCCGCCATGCTGCGCGTCAGCAGCGCGAACGCGACGCCGATCGCCGCGTAGGCGACGTTCGAGACGAGCGCCGCCGCCCCCGAGCGCAGCAGGTCGGAGACCGGCAGGTCGGTGTCGTGGGCGGACGCGATCGACGGGAACGCCGCGATCGCGATCGCGTAGACGACGACGGTCAGCACCACCGCGGCGGCGAGCGCGAGCCCCAGCTTGGCGGCGAGCACCCGGGCGCGGCGCGGCTCGGCGGTGAGGACCCTCCGCATGGTCCCCTGGCCGTACTCGAGGCCGACGATCCAGACGCCGAGGATCATCGCGGCGACCGAGGTCGGCAGGTCGGCGCCGAGGGCGACGGCGAGCTGGTCCTCGCCGATGCCGGCGAAGATCGCGACGGTGATCGCCGTCGCGAGGCCGAGGAGCGCCCCGAGGGCGGTCCACCGCGGCGTGGGGAGGGCGCGGAGCTTCAGGATCTCAGCGGTCATGCCGCCACCTCCTCGGCCGTGACGGCCGTCGCGTCGTCATCGCCCGTGAGCGAGAGGAACACGTCCTCGAGGCTCGCGGAGCGCCGGACCAGCTCGCTGACGTGGATGCCGGCCCCGGCGAGGGGCCGGCTGATGTCGGTGCCGTCGGCGATCTCGCCGGACACCGCCAGCGCACCGCCGTCGCCGGCACCCACGGTGAGGCCCGCGGCGGCGAGCACCTCCCGCGCCCGCCCGGCGTCGCCACCCGGCACCCGCACGGTGAAGCCGAGGCCCCCGCCCTGCCCGGCGAGCAGCTCGTCCATGGTCCCCTGCGCCACGAGCCGGCCGTGGTGGATGATCGTCGCCCGGTCGCACATGAGCTGCACCTCGGAGAGGAGGTGCGACGAGACGAGGACGCTGGTGCCGCGCTCGGGCAGCCGGGCGATCAGCTCGCGCATCTCGACGATGCCCGCCGGGTCGAGGCCGTTCGTCGG
Proteins encoded in this region:
- a CDS encoding ABC transporter ATP-binding protein, with protein sequence MTSLASFHELGRRYGDLTVVDRLTFDVPEGAVTGLLGPNGAGKTTSIRMLLGLTRPTSGSVTLLGAAPGGAGFADAVRRVGSLIEGPALYARASARDNMRIEAAARGLDPAAARIEELLAFVGLADRAGSRAGTFSLGMKQRLGLALALIGEPRLVVLDEPTNGLDPAGIVEMRELIARLPERGTSVLVSSHLLSEVQLMCDRATIIHHGRLVAQGTMDELLAGQGGGLGFTVRVPGGDAGRAREVLAAAGLTVGAGDGGALAVSGEIADGTDISRPLAGAGIHVSELVRRSASLEDVFLSLTGDDDATAVTAEEVAA